The proteins below are encoded in one region of Candidatus Methylomirabilis sp.:
- a CDS encoding type IV pilus twitching motility protein PilT — MELQELLKMAVERKASDLHMKVGSPPVLRIDDKLVPITEKPRITQEDAIRMAFSVMNSKQKERFKEHSEIDLAYSLPGLGRFRCNIFQQRSTVGMVMRVIPIKIQTISELNLPAALEKLALEPRGLVLVTGTTGSGKSSTLAAMIDQINGHRACHIITIEDPIEFLHRDKKALVNQREVGTDTDSFAEALRSALRQDPDVILVGEMRDYETISTAIVGAETGHMVMSTLHTVDASETINRVISVFPPYQQKQIRLQLAAVLKGIISMRLIPRADGKGRVPAVEVMIATATIRECIVDPDKTRKIPEFVAAGASQYGMQTFDQSLMVLYRRGLITYEEALLWSSNPDDFALKVRGIESTTDQAWQQPPQAEAGGKTVIPGLERISG; from the coding sequence ATGGAGCTGCAGGAACTCCTGAAGATGGCCGTGGAACGGAAGGCCTCCGACCTGCACATGAAGGTGGGGAGCCCGCCGGTCCTCCGCATCGATGACAAGCTCGTCCCGATCACCGAGAAGCCGCGCATCACCCAGGAGGATGCCATCCGGATGGCCTTCTCGGTCATGAACAGCAAGCAGAAGGAAAGGTTCAAGGAGCACAGCGAGATCGACCTCGCCTACAGCCTGCCCGGCCTCGGCCGGTTCCGCTGCAACATCTTCCAGCAGCGAAGCACCGTCGGGATGGTGATGCGGGTCATCCCCATCAAGATCCAGACGATCTCCGAGCTGAACCTGCCGGCGGCCCTGGAGAAGCTGGCCCTGGAGCCCCGGGGGCTCGTCCTGGTCACCGGGACCACCGGGAGCGGGAAATCCTCGACCCTGGCGGCGATGATCGACCAGATCAACGGCCACCGGGCGTGTCACATCATCACCATCGAGGACCCCATCGAGTTCCTCCACCGGGACAAGAAGGCCCTGGTCAACCAGCGGGAGGTGGGAACCGACACCGACTCCTTCGCCGAGGCGCTGCGGAGCGCCCTCCGCCAGGACCCGGACGTGATCCTGGTGGGGGAGATGCGCGATTACGAGACCATCTCCACCGCCATCGTGGGCGCCGAGACCGGCCATATGGTGATGAGCACCCTGCACACGGTGGACGCTTCCGAGACCATCAACCGGGTCATCTCGGTCTTCCCCCCGTACCAGCAGAAGCAGATCCGCCTCCAGCTCGCCGCGGTTCTGAAGGGGATCATCTCCATGCGCCTGATCCCGCGGGCGGACGGGAAGGGGCGGGTCCCGGCGGTGGAGGTCATGATTGCTACCGCCACGATCCGGGAGTGCATCGTGGACCCGGACAAGACCCGCAAGATCCCGGAGTTCGTCGCCGCCGGCGCCAGCCAGTACGGGATGCAGACCTTCGACCAGTCCCTGATGGTGCTCTACCGGCGGGGCCTCATTACCTACGAGGAGGCGCTCCTCTGGTCGAGCAACCCGGACGACTTCGCCCTCAAGGTCCGGGGCATCGAGTCTACGACCGATCAAGCCTGGCAGCAGCCGCCGCAGGCGGAGGCCGGGGGCAAGACGGTCATCCCGGGGCTCGAACGGATCAGCGGGTAG
- a CDS encoding RecX family transcriptional regulator, protein MPRKPAKRAPPPDPLEVALRLLAIRARSTAEVRRALLRRGVSPAAVSDALATLTRRGYLDDAAFATAYAQTGGVARRRGPRRVTADLGSRGVARDLAEAAVRGAFGPGEERRLAEAAAARKWPALARHPRTVALRRLAAHLGRQGFGSEVIAALLRERFAAGEVPEIS, encoded by the coding sequence ATGCCACGCAAGCCCGCCAAGCGCGCGCCGCCACCGGACCCCCTGGAGGTAGCGCTGCGCCTGTTGGCTATCCGGGCCCGCTCCACCGCCGAGGTGCGGCGGGCGCTCCTCCGGCGCGGCGTCTCTCCCGCGGCAGTCAGCGACGCGCTGGCGACGCTCACGCGCCGGGGGTACCTCGACGACGCGGCCTTCGCCACCGCCTATGCGCAGACCGGGGGCGTGGCCCGGCGGCGCGGGCCCCGGCGGGTGACGGCCGACCTCGGCAGCCGCGGCGTCGCCCGGGACCTCGCCGAGGCCGCGGTGCGCGGGGCCTTCGGCCCGGGCGAAGAGCGGCGCCTGGCCGAAGCCGCCGCCGCCCGCAAGTGGCCTGCCCTCGCCCGTCACCCCCGGACGGTTGCCCTCCGTCGCCTGGCCGCCCACCTGGGCCGCCAGGGGTTCGGCTCCGAGGTCATCGCCGCCCTCCTCCGGGAGCGCTTCGCGGCCGGGGAAGTCCCCGAGATCTCCTGA